In Osmerus eperlanus unplaced genomic scaffold, fOsmEpe2.1 SCAFFOLD_49, whole genome shotgun sequence, a single genomic region encodes these proteins:
- the LOC134015516 gene encoding acidic leucine-rich nuclear phosphoprotein 32 family member D-like, whose amino-acid sequence MDMKKRIHLELRNRTPSDVHELVLDNCRSNEGKMEGITEEFENLQLLSLVNVGLISVSNIPKLEKLTKLELSDNRISGGLEVLAERLVNLTHLNLSGNKFKDISTLEPLKKLHLLKSLDLFNCEVTNLGDYRESIFKLLPQLTYLDGYDIEDCEASDSDSEGDGLEDEEGVEGESEDFDEEEEDDEEEGVVAEEEDDDDDSEEGEVNGGLDDDDDDDEDEDEDDDDEEDSPSKGEKRKRAPEDEDEDDDDDDDDDD is encoded by the exons ATGGACATGAAAAAGAGAATTCATTTAGAACTGAGGAACCGGACACCGTCAGAT GTTCACGAGCTGGTGCTGGACAACTGCCGGTCGAAcgaggggaagatggagggaaTCACGGAAGAGTTTGAGAACCTGCAGCTTCTCAGCTTGGTCAACGTCGGCCTGATCTCCGTGTCCAACATCCCCAAACTAGAGAAACTCACCAAG ttgGAGCTGAGTGATAACAGGATATCGGGGGGTCTGGAGGTTCTAGCAGAGCGCCTGGTCAACTTGACTCACCTCAACCTCAGTGGGAACAAGTTCAAAGACATCAGCACACTGGAGCCCCTG AAGAAGCTGCACCTGCTGAAGTCCCTGGACCTGTTTAACTGCGAGGTGACCAACCTGGGGGACTACAGGGAGAGCATCTTCAAGCTGTTGCCCCAGCTCACATACCTGGACGGGTACGACATCGAGGACTGTGAGGCCTCCGACTCAGACAGCGAGGGAGACGgcctggaggatgaggagggagtag agggagagagtgaggactttgatgaggaagaggaggatgatgaagaggagggggtggtggcagaggaggaggatgatgacgatgacagtgag GAAGGAGAGGTAAACGGAGGGCTggacgacgatgatgatgatgatgaagacgaggatgaggatgacGATG atGAGGAAGACTCCCCCTccaagggagagaagaggaagcggGCCCCtgaagatgaagatgaggatgatgatgacgacgacgatgatgatgattga
- the LOC134015521 gene encoding endophilin-A1-like has product MSVAGLKKQFHKATQKVSEKVGGAEGTKLDDDFKEMEKKVDTTSRAVLDIMTKTTEYLQPNPASRARLSMISTMSKMRGQEKGPGYPQAESLLGEAMQRYGRELGDEACFGMALLDVGESMRELGEVKDALDMEVKQNFIDPLQNLHDKDLKEIQHHLKKMEGRRLDFDYKRKRQGKVLDEEIKQALEKFDESKEIAEQGMFNLLESDIEQVSQLAALVQAQVEYHRQAAQIMQQLSSKMDDRIKEASSRPRKEFTPKPRMVLELLPPTDSLNGGLHSAKSPGRSPAPLDQPCCRALYDFEPENEGELGFKEGNIITLTNQIDDNWYEGMLHGQSGFFPMNYVDILVPLPH; this is encoded by the exons ATGTCTGTCGCGGGGCTGAAAAAGCAGTTTCACAAAGCTACACAG aaAGTCAGTGAGAAGGTGGGAGGAGCAGAAGGAACCAAACTCGATGATGACTTCAAGGAAATggagaag aaggtgGACACCACCAGCAGGGCAGTGTTGGACATCATGACCAAGACCACAGAATACCTGCAGCCTAACCCag cctccAGGGCCAGGCTGAGCATGATCAGCACCATGTCTAAGATGCGGGGGCAGGAGAAGGGCCCGGGGTACCCCCAGGCTGAGAGCCTGCTGGGGGAGGCCATGCAGCGCTACGGACGAGAGCTGGGGGACGAGGCCTGCTTCG GCATGGCCCTGCTGGACGTGGGGGAGTCCAtgagggagctgggggaggtGAAGGACGCTCTGGATATGGAGGTGAAGCAGAACTTCATCGACCCGCTCCAGAACCTCCATGACAAGGACCTCAAGGAGATCCAG caccACTTGAAAAAGATGGAGGGTCGTCGTCTGGACTTTGACTACAAGAGGAAGCGTCAGGGCAAGGTGCTGGACGAGGAGATCAAGCAGGCGCTGGAGAAGTTTGACGAGTCCAAGGAGATCGCTGAGCAGGGCATGTTCAACCTGCTGGAGAGCGAC attgagCAGGTGAGCCAGTTAGCAGCTCTGGTCCAGGCTCAGGTGGAGTACCACAGGCAGGCTGCTCAGATCATGCAGCAGCTCTCCAGCAAGATGGACGACAG gatcaAGGAGGCGTCCAGCAGACCCAGGAAGGAGTTCACTCCTAAACCCCGCATGGTGCTGGAGCTGCTGCCTCCGACTGACAGCCTCAACGGGGGGCTGCACTCCGCCAAGTCCCCCGGACgctccccag cccccctagaccagccctgctgtagAGCCCTCTATGACTTTGAGCcggagaacgagggagagctGGGCTTCAAAGAGGGTAACATCATCACCCTGACCAATCAGATCGACGACAACTGGTACGAGGGCATGCTGCACGGCCAATCAGGTTTCTTCCCCATGAACTACGTGGACATCCTGGTTCCACTTCCTCATTAg
- the LOC134015509 gene encoding sialoadhesin-like, with translation MIPSEAAQTAVSLRVSPSRSQFFKLETVSLSCEDQGSSAGGRVRRNTTDGGSLACGAGWGSLVGSSCKLKDLYTGDSGVYWCESESGEHSHANITVRDGAVILESPVLPVNQGQAVTLRCRYQTPPSDLTAAFYKDGSLVRTEAAEEMTIPAVSTSDAGLYRCNNSELGGSPESWLAVRASPPPPAPLLSLPRLLCSILVTCPYLVVTVLLLEMCCRSRGGTFGEEKRNCDDVIE, from the exons ATGATCCCTTCTGAGGCTGCACAAACAGCAG tctcTCTGAGGGTCAGTCCCAGCAGATCTCAGTTCTTCAAGTTAGAGACTGTCTCCCTGAGCTGTGAGGATCAGGGGAgctctgctggagggagggtgaggaggaacaCCACAGACGGAGGGTCTTTAGCGTGTGGAGCAGGCTGGGGGTCTTTAGTGGGTTCTTCCTGCAAACTGAAAGACCTGTACACAGGGGACAGTGGAGTGTACTGGTGTGAGTCTGAATCAGGGGAACACAGCCATGCCAACATCACAGTACGTG ATGGAGCTGTGATCCTGGAGAGTCCTGTCCTCCCTGTGAACCAGGGACAAGCTGTGACTCTACGCTGTAGATACCAGACACCTCCCTCTGACCTCACAGCTGCCTTCTACAAGGATGGATCTCTGGTCAGGACTGAGGCTGCAGAAGAGATGACCATCCCTGCTGTGTCTACATCTGATGCAGGGTTGTACAGGTGCAACAACTCTGAGCTGGGAGGATCTCCAgagagctggctggctgtgAGAG cttcacctccacctccagcccccctgctgtctctgcCCAGACTGCTGTGTAGTATCCTGGTGACCTGTCCCTACCTGGTGGTCACTGTCCTGCTGCTGGAGATGTGCTGCAGGTCCAGAG gtgGGACTTTTGGTGAAGAGAAGAGGAACTGTGATGATGTCATAGAGTGA
- the LOC134015520 gene encoding butyrophilin-like protein 2: protein MLLGVAFLVVIRFIYAKAGDSHPATVVGGDVTLPCSLGPGHSAMDMTIEWRKSEQDKGPYVHVRRGNKDETDEQIPSYNGRTALYGTDELRKGNISLKLSRVKLSDAGNYTCFFNRSKVTTTRLTVVTASPVISVLGASDGKVRLQCEATTWYKDANVEWWDGEGDELTPEKEPEIVSKDNKHYVKSYLTVPENKTDETFTCRVYQANKTAQARSEKLKSDTFSGGYIASITIAVIGGPFGFFVVGWLVCRHCQQARNSVANTSTALNRIPLTSLDQ from the exons ATGCTACTTGGTGTTGCGTTCCTGGTAGTTATCCGCTTCATCTATGCTAAGGCGGGGGACTCGCATCCCGCAACCGTAGTTGGGGGCGACGTCACTCTACCGTGTTCCCTCGGACCCGGCCACAGTGCCATGGACATGACGATAGAGTGGCGAAAATCAGAGCAGGATAAAGGTCCATATGTACACGTTCGCCGGGGCAACAAAGACGAGACTGATGAACAGATACCGTCCTACAATGGCAGGACCGCACTGTATGGAACAGATGAGTTGAGGAAAGGCAACATTTCCCTGAAACTCTCCCGGGTTAAACTGTCGGATGCAGGAAATTACACATGCTTTTTCAATCGTAGCAAGGTGACTACAACCCGTCTCACTGTTG TTACAGCATCTCCGGTGATCTCGGTATTGGGAGCCAGTGACGGGAAGGTGCGTCTACAGTGTGAGGCTACAACATGGTACAAAGACGCTAATGTAGAGTGGTGGGATGGTGAGGGAGACGAACTCACCCCTGAGAAGGAACCAGAAATAGTCTCTAAAGATAACAAACACTACGTGAAAAGCTATCTGACGGTACCAGAAAACAAGACGGATGAAACCTTCACCTGCCGAGTTTATCAAGCCAACAAGACTGCCCAAGCTCGATCAG AAAAACTTAAAAGTGATACATTTTCAGGTGGTTATATAGCCTCAATAACTATAGCTGTTATTGGAGGTCCGTTTGGTTTCTTTG TTGTAGGTTGGTTGGTTTGCCGTCATTGTCAACAAG CAAGAAATAGTGTGGCAAACACCAGCACAGCTCTAAACAGAATACCCTT AACGTctctggaccaataa
- the LOC134015524 gene encoding butyrophilin subfamily 1 member A1-like: MMLVLLYLLVLLIPGGSPAGESHLIGSPDPIVAVKDDDVILPCFQEPPINAENLTIAWTRPDLNLNVHFYQDGRNLPDQINRSYKYRTMLFEDELVRGNVSLKLFYVRLEDEGSYTCKVVKDGKVNKTVIQLSVVVICKPEVSIQGHSGTGVALQCESGGWYPEPELEWRDSEGRLLPADVTQTHRHPDPGPHQRYTVTSNVTVQQTDTNRFTCRVHLQGLNQIMETEIHVPDHSFHPEEHERSQSKNEL, from the exons ATGATGCTGGTTCTACTGTATCTCCTGGTGCTCCTCATCCCTGGAGGCTCTCCTGCTG GAGAGTCTCATCTGATTGGTTCACCTGACCCCATCGTTGCTGTAAaggatgatgatgtcatcctgccGTGTTTCCAGGAACCTCCCATCAATGCAGAGAACCTGACAATAGCATGGACCAGACCTGACCTGAACCTGAATGTACATTTCTATCAGGATGGTCGTAACTTACCAGACCAGATTAATCGGTCTTACAAATACAGGACCATGCTGTTTGAAGATGAACTGGTCAGGGGCAACGTCTCCCTGAAACTCTTCTATGTGAggctggaggatgaggggagctACACCTGCAAGGTTGTTAAGGACGGAAAGGTTAACAAGACTGTTATCCAGCTCAGTGTTG tGGTCATCTGTAAACCAGAGGTCTCCATCCAGGGACACAGCGGCACAGGGGTGGCTCTCCAGTGTGAGTCTGGAGGCTGGTACCCAGAACCTGAGCTGGAGTGGAGGGACAGTGAGGGACGCCTCCTCCCTGCtgatgtcacacagacacacagacacccagacccCGGCCCTCACCAACGCTACACTGTGACAAGCAACGTGACTGtacagcagacagacaccaaCAGGTTCACCTGCAGGGTTCATCTGCAGGGACTCAACCAGATCATGGAGACAGAGATCCATGTTCCTG ATCACAGTTTTCATCCTGAGGAACATGAACG ATCCCAGTCCAAAAATGAACTGTAG